TTACCGGATGGGGGGATCAGGAAGATCTCTATCCCATCCGCACCAAAGCTAAAGACAAGCTCGGTCTATACGGGAAATACTTCTCCACCGTGGAGGTGGATAGTTCCTTCTATGCTGTTCAGCCGCAGGATCGAATGGCACGGTGGGCCGCCGAGACGCCCGAATCCTTTGCTTTTATCATCAAAGCCTATCAGGGAATGACCGGACATCTGCGGGGCAAGCCCTACTTCACCAGTACGTCGGAGATGTATAAGGCTTTTCGGGAATCACTGGAGCCTGTCATTGAAGCTGGCAAAATGCAGGCAGCCTTGTTTCAATATCCACCTTGGTTTGAATGTAATAAAGACAACGTGAAAGAGCTTCGTGAAGTGAAACTTCGAATGGAAGGCATTCCGTGCGCACTCGAATTCCGCCATCGCAGCTGGTATGAAGATGGCATGCGTGAGCGAACACTTGCGTTCCTGAAAGAGCAAGGCTGGATTCACAGTGTCTGTGATGAACCTCAGGCCGGTCCAGGTTCCATTCCCATCGTGCCACAGGCGACGGATTCGGAGATGACACTGGTTCGCATGCACGGACGCAACGTGTCCGGCTGGCATCAGAATGGTGCGCCCAATTGGCGCGAGACCCGTTATTTGTACCGTTACAACAAAGAAGAACTGTTGGAGTGGAAAGGATATCTAGAGCAATTGCAGGAGCAGAGCAAGGATGTCTATGTTATTTTCAATAACAACTCCGGTGGCGATGCAGCAGCGAATGCACAGATGATGATGAATATGCTGGATCTGCCAGTAAAGCCTTTTCCTGATCGTACTGAACCAGAGCAGGAAGAAGGACCGGAGCAGCTGGAGTTATTTTAATGCGTGTTGAAAACGAAGTTATTCATATTATTGGGTGAAGGTACGTGTATGTTATTGCTATCATGCAGATCAGATTCGGGATTGGAATAAAACTAAAAGCGGCAAGCCAGAGGGCATTGCCGCTTTCTTTAGCTGGTTATCTACCTATAGAAGGCTATCCACATACATCCGTTCCGTTGCGTCAAACATCAGCGCTGCGCGGCTGTAACCGAAGAATCGATAGGCACCTCGCGTAGCTGCTGGTTCATTTTATGCGCCTCAATGCCAGCCAAGAGCACAATCCCGATCCCATGGGTATCGTTCAGATTCCAACCCAGATCATCGCGATAATACAAGGCGGTAAACGAGTACCCGGAGCCCCGGCATACCCCATATATATTGCCTTTATAATCAATCGACAAGCGCGTTATGCCTTCCCATCCTTTGCGCACTGCTTCCAGATAGGGCTCGGGCTGCTCCAGCCACCCTTCCCGAATGCCGCGGGCATAGGCGTAGATGAACATGGATGTGCAGGAAGTCTCTTCATACGAATCCGGGCGGTTCAACACCTGATGCCACAGTCCATTTTCCCCTTGTAGCGCCAAATAACCTTGACTTAAATCACGATAGAAACGTAGCAATTCCGGCCGTTTCACATGATCATGTGGCAGGATGGATAACAATTCGGTTAATGAGAAGAGCACCCAGCCGTTCCCGCGTCCCCACGGAATATCTGTCGCCCGACCACGCACAAAATCATACACATGGGACATGATCTGTTGTTCGGGAAGATAGAGGTACTTACGGAACATCAGGAACTGATTGACCGCATCATCCCAATACGCCCCATCGCCTGTCAACTGACCATACCTCATTAGAAAAGGTGTACTCATGTATAAGTCATCACACCACATCGTCTCCTGACGCATCTCCCCACTGCCACGAACTCGGTAAAAGGCACCATCCTCCAGACGTTCCTGCTCATCCGTAATGTAGCCCGCAATCCGATCCGCGGTATCTCTTCCCCCACGAATATCGCCCAACTCCATCGCAGCGAGCAGTGTAGATCCGAACGAACCGCAATCATCCAGACTGTCTATGGCAGACAGCTGATTATTGATTCCTGCCGCACCGTACCCTTCCCGATCCCACAGACCGTAGCGATCAAATGAAGTACTCAGTTCAATATGTTGCCGTACATACTGAATGTAATCATTCCGTCCCAATTCCTGTCCCGTCTGGAGAAGTCCAAGCAGGGTGACGCCGAGCGGATAATTCCACTTTCCGTAATGTGTATTTTCCAGGTAAGGACGCACACGGGTGTCGGGAAGATCTACCCGCCAATACACACCTTTTGCACCATCATCAAATACGGTATCGGTTCGCACGATGTCGGCGTGGGATGGTTCAGCACCGGGAGTAAACACACCTGTGTACAGCCATGGGTCAGAGCATCCTGCAACCGGATGAGGCGGTTTCAGTCTCCAGCCTGTGGAACCCGAACGCTCGGCATCTTCCAAGGTGAATCCCCACGAGCCACCTGCTACCTGGATTACACCTTTCACGACCAGATCCGAAGAACCGTAACGGCGTGGGAGTTCAACGCGGAAACTACCGCTATTTCCAGCAGAGTATACTTCCGTTCCGGCCACATACAAGGTCAAAGCTCCATCATGACGTCCTTTTAAAATAACTGGTGTTGATCCTGGCAAGGTTACATCCAGTCTGGACCATGCGTAGGCCACAGCGGGCTGTTTCGTGCCGAAGATGCGGGCGAATGAACCTGCGCTTTGCTCCTCGTCTGTCCACGCCTTGCGCGGATACCAGGTAAGACCTGTTTCTTCTTCCGTCATGCCGTCACGAGGAAGAGATAATACAGGTTCATCGACGGGTTCCGAATATAACCAGCCCTCCTGTCCCTGACGATCCTGTCCAGGAGTGAGGAAGTGTAGCGGGAAATTTTTGAACGAGGCTGTTCCGTAGATACCGCCGAATCCCACTTCTGTTTTGACAAAACATAACAACACATCATTCCAGCCATAGTTAACGGAAATCGGAATCTGGGTTCTTCGCTCTGGAAATAATTCCTGCAATAGCTCAGACTTGAATACCTCTTCACCATTCACATAGATTGTCACCGGACTATAACAGTTCAGGCCTGTATTTAACGTTGCATTCTGCTCGCTCCATAACTTGCCCCATACATATACGTACTGCCCTGCACGAGCCTCTACGCATTTCTCATTCAAATTCAGGTCGTAGCGATAATCCCCTAGCCTGCGAAAACCTCCCTGATGATAGGCTCTGAACAAAAATGAATGTTTGGGATGATCGCCAATATAACGCTGGGCCACCGTTGTCAATATATCTGGAATTGAATCGTACACCTTGCCTGCAATCGCCTCGTTCTCATGAAAATAACGAATGATCGTCAGCTCCCTTCCTTATACCTTGATTCGTTCGCTTAGCCGCAATGTCTCTCCGCCTTGCACTTCAACAACCTGCTGATCTGCCGTGAACCAAACCGGGATGGCAGACGGATTATGGATGATGGATCGATCAGCTGAACACTCCAGTCGTTGCACCGCTTTCCAGTAGGCAATCACTTCAATGTTCGTCGCGTACCAGATGTCGTTCCTGCCGCCAATCTGCTCACCAAACTGTTCGATGATCTGCCAGTTGTCGTTGTCATTGAACTCATAGCTGTGACCCCAAACGTAGAGTAATAGTGGCGTACCTGTTTTGGAATGTTGGATAAAACGTTCGGCATGCGCCGCCAAATCATGGTTATGATGGCAGGTCGGATGCCATTCAAGGGGTCGGTCTGGCAACGTGTATCTGCCATGTGATTCAACGGTACGAGCATAATCGATGCCAAGCCACTCCAGCTTCGTACTTAACGCACGGTCGTACCCTCCATTGGGATAGGCCATGCCTCGTACTGGATAACCGACAAGTTGCTCCAATGCTTTTCGGTCCTCCATAATCTCTTCGGTCAGTAGTTCATTCGGAACATAAGGTAGCGTAGGGTGAGTAACCGTGTGAACGGCCACTTCATGCCCCGCATACAGTTCAGCGACTTCCCCAGTCTCAATGCGGCCTGGATTACCCAGGGTACCAGAGTTCAGATTAAATGTTCCTCGCAGGCCATACCGATTACAGATTTCCACCAGTCTGCGATCATGCACCACTCCATCGTCATAACTGAGCGTCAACGCTTTCATCACACCACCTGGATAACGGTCAAACTGAATACGATGTCCCATTCCTTACTTCCACTCCTTTATCCCAATTCTTCAACAGGTACATGACCTGCATCCTGTAATCGATGATGTTCCGAATCAAAATACGTACCTTCCAGCAGGCCAATCAACGTGTTGGTAACGCGAACTTCAATGTCGTTATCCCCTGGACGAAGCCAGGAGGCTTCTCCCTTCCAGCGATACGGAGACCAGCATCGCACACCAAGACTATATCCGTTCACCCGCACTTCCGTCACATCCTGCACCCGCCAATCGCTAAATTCCAGTTCAAATGAGGCAACATCTTCCCCCGACTCATCCAGCCAGAACGTGCGTTTATAACTTATTTCCCCGGCAAAATGGGGATACAGCGGTTGCGGTTCAGGTCCGATGCGAAGGGCCGTGTCCGGTTCCCGCACGAGCGAAGCCATGCCTTCATGATGGAACTCCACGCCGAATCTACCTTGTAGATACAAGGGATCAACGATGCCATCCTCATCTTTCGTTACCTGCACAATCACCGTCATTTCGTTGAGACCGCTGTGCAGTAGCTCCGTGATATCACAAGCGATGTTATTGTGGTCGGTTATTTCGATTGGATCGAATTGTTCTTTTCCAAGTGGATGCCCATTAATCTCCATGGACCAGCTGCCCGAGATCGCCGCTCTGTCCATGAATAACAGGCATGCAGGCAAAGCTGTTCTCAGCTCAAATGTGCTCGTATATCTGCACTCGATCGGGTAAGCAATAGATGCTTTTTTCGGTGTGCCAAATACCTGATTAAACTGGACTGGCAGAGGATACTGCTCCGATAATTCTGCCGCCTGATCTATAAACGGTTTTACAGCTACATGCTGGCTTTCCAGAATCACACCATTAACATTGGAAGCCTGAAGATGGAATTGTCCCATTCGCAAAATGTTAGGTTGCACCGTTTCCAGTCGCCATGGCCCTTCCGAAGGGACCATGATCTTACAGGCTTGATTAGCTCCTGCCAATACATCCGTTACGAACGCCGAACCCGTTTTGTCTGTTACATCCACCTTCGTTGTTAATGCCTCTTCCTTCGCAGGTTGTAAAGTAAGACGAACAGCATGCGCTTCATAAGGCGCCAGTGTTAGTGAAATGCACCATTCCCCACCACTGCTCGTATACGGCAATGTCTGAAGCCGCCCTGTTTCCAGATCAAGTCGTTCTGCCACAATACAAGCACCCTCTGTCAACTCCGTTCCATCCCACAGCTGTCTGGCGACCAGCTTCAATTGACCAATCAGGTCCTGACCCTCCTGATTGGTCAAGAAAACCATATGCTCCCCAGACGACAATTGACGGGTATGCATCAGCAGGGAGGCGCTTTCCTCCTCCATGATCCAGCAGATGGGTTCGGGCAATACCTGATCGAGCAGGAGGGAGATCAGCTCCAGCGAAAAGTCATCTCCTTGCCCTGTTCCTGCGGGTAGAAAATAGGCATTCCCCTCACCCTGATGCCACATGGTTTCACGGTTATCGTGATCTGTTATCACGCTACGGCCCCAGTACACCTCTTGCGGCTGCTCGCCCGCGCCAAAGAACTGGGTAGCTTCATCTCCCTCCGGACTTCCCGACTGAATCGCAATATGCGGAGGCATCCCAACAGAGATGACCGTTCCTCCCTGCCGAACAAATCGCTTCACCTGTTCCCAGGCCGCGGCCTCCAGATTCAGCATCGGTGGGAGAATCA
This Paenibacillus xylanexedens DNA region includes the following protein-coding sequences:
- a CDS encoding glycoside hydrolase family 88/105 protein; this translates as MYDSIPDILTTVAQRYIGDHPKHSFLFRAYHQGGFRRLGDYRYDLNLNEKCVEARAGQYVYVWGKLWSEQNATLNTGLNCYSPVTIYVNGEEVFKSELLQELFPERRTQIPISVNYGWNDVLLCFVKTEVGFGGIYGTASFKNFPLHFLTPGQDRQGQEGWLYSEPVDEPVLSLPRDGMTEEETGLTWYPRKAWTDEEQSAGSFARIFGTKQPAVAYAWSRLDVTLPGSTPVILKGRHDGALTLYVAGTEVYSAGNSGSFRVELPRRYGSSDLVVKGVIQVAGGSWGFTLEDAERSGSTGWRLKPPHPVAGCSDPWLYTGVFTPGAEPSHADIVRTDTVFDDGAKGVYWRVDLPDTRVRPYLENTHYGKWNYPLGVTLLGLLQTGQELGRNDYIQYVRQHIELSTSFDRYGLWDREGYGAAGINNQLSAIDSLDDCGSFGSTLLAAMELGDIRGGRDTADRIAGYITDEQERLEDGAFYRVRGSGEMRQETMWCDDLYMSTPFLMRYGQLTGDGAYWDDAVNQFLMFRKYLYLPEQQIMSHVYDFVRGRATDIPWGRGNGWVLFSLTELLSILPHDHVKRPELLRFYRDLSQGYLALQGENGLWHQVLNRPDSYEETSCTSMFIYAYARGIREGWLEQPEPYLEAVRKGWEGITRLSIDYKGNIYGVCRGSGYSFTALYYRDDLGWNLNDTHGIGIVLLAGIEAHKMNQQLREVPIDSSVTAAQR
- a CDS encoding DUF72 domain-containing protein, yielding MIHIGLTGWGDQEDLYPIRTKAKDKLGLYGKYFSTVEVDSSFYAVQPQDRMARWAAETPESFAFIIKAYQGMTGHLRGKPYFTSTSEMYKAFRESLEPVIEAGKMQAALFQYPPWFECNKDNVKELREVKLRMEGIPCALEFRHRSWYEDGMRERTLAFLKEQGWIHSVCDEPQAGPGSIPIVPQATDSEMTLVRMHGRNVSGWHQNGAPNWRETRYLYRYNKEELLEWKGYLEQLQEQSKDVYVIFNNNSGGDAAANAQMMMNMLDLPVKPFPDRTEPEQEEGPEQLELF
- a CDS encoding glycosyl hydrolase, with product MWNGDAFENPEAQYRVHPFWFWNGDMEEEQVKRQVAEMATQGVGGFFICPRQGLQIPYLSEAWFDKVRIAVEAADAHGMQVWLYDEYPYPSGMAGGEVTLDFPEAKQRQLMHHQLVVQGGEAMDLELPWGRVLVAKAIPKDAQGKRLWHESIDLHSKIGNIQTDQVYQETGLTSYNRKRFFTYRTAFRLLWDVPPGDWELIIFQEMEIDDFKYYGNFVDPCHKEAMSRFIELTHERYKSAVGDQFESVIKGMFSDEIAPLGRIPWSPQLPRYFSERCGYSLIDSLPALLYSDVPDAHRIRYDYYQSLHLLLRESYHKQVHDWCEEAGIQYAAEVPGVRMTTQLFSHMPGGDSAHEKIGRSLSWILERYGQKMRDNPKMVSSLARQLGRSRNLIECFHSVGWSMTLQDAKWMIDRMAAMGTNFYNFHAFFYTIGGLAKHDAPPSQFLQNPYWKHFRQLGDYTGRLSYLMSTGAADIRIAVLDPTTTFWSLMGNPLHGFEYSGEDESERVQLERLTKDWMRITTHLLENRRDYDHLDPELLAEADLTDGIIQIGVARYDVLILPPMLNLEAAAWEQVKRFVRQGGTVISVGMPPHIAIQSGSPEGDEATQFFGAGEQPQEVYWGRSVITDHDNRETMWHQGEGNAYFLPAGTGQGDDFSLELISLLLDQVLPEPICWIMEEESASLLMHTRQLSSGEHMVFLTNQEGQDLIGQLKLVARQLWDGTELTEGACIVAERLDLETGRLQTLPYTSSGGEWCISLTLAPYEAHAVRLTLQPAKEEALTTKVDVTDKTGSAFVTDVLAGANQACKIMVPSEGPWRLETVQPNILRMGQFHLQASNVNGVILESQHVAVKPFIDQAAELSEQYPLPVQFNQVFGTPKKASIAYPIECRYTSTFELRTALPACLLFMDRAAISGSWSMEINGHPLGKEQFDPIEITDHNNIACDITELLHSGLNEMTVIVQVTKDEDGIVDPLYLQGRFGVEFHHEGMASLVREPDTALRIGPEPQPLYPHFAGEISYKRTFWLDESGEDVASFELEFSDWRVQDVTEVRVNGYSLGVRCWSPYRWKGEASWLRPGDNDIEVRVTNTLIGLLEGTYFDSEHHRLQDAGHVPVEELG
- a CDS encoding polysaccharide deacetylase family protein, coding for MGHRIQFDRYPGGVMKALTLSYDDGVVHDRRLVEICNRYGLRGTFNLNSGTLGNPGRIETGEVAELYAGHEVAVHTVTHPTLPYVPNELLTEEIMEDRKALEQLVGYPVRGMAYPNGGYDRALSTKLEWLGIDYARTVESHGRYTLPDRPLEWHPTCHHNHDLAAHAERFIQHSKTGTPLLLYVWGHSYEFNDNDNWQIIEQFGEQIGGRNDIWYATNIEVIAYWKAVQRLECSADRSIIHNPSAIPVWFTADQQVVEVQGGETLRLSERIKV